From a region of the Narcine bancroftii isolate sNarBan1 chromosome 5, sNarBan1.hap1, whole genome shotgun sequence genome:
- the LOC138765447 gene encoding polysialoglycoprotein-like — MANDIISSATLSTVDPSEDVTANMSSPSISELATTSAAPSPAESVTASGNATPNSVPVQKNATTPSPTPSPAENATTPSTAENATTPSTAENATTPSTAENATTPSTAENATTPSTAENATTPSTAENATTPSTAENATTPSTAENATTPSTAENATTPSTAENATTPSTAENATTPSTAENATTPSTAENATTPSTAENATTPSTAENATTPSTAENATTPSTAENATTPSTTSSAAENATTPSTTSSAAENATTPSTTSSAAENATTPSTTSSAAENATTPSTTSSAAENATTPSTTSSAAENATTPSTTSSAAENATTPSTTSSAAENATTPSTTSSAAENATTPSTTSSAAENATTPSTTPSPAENATTFSATSSTAENATTPSTAENATTPSTTPSPAENATTFSATSSTAENATTPSPTENATTPSTTASPADNVTTLSATPSPAEKVTSPSPAENVTSPSRAGNATTPSTTSDFNVTFTILNVVFIDILKDPNSEEYKALSKEVIGAMNIAYKCATCSLRNVYLGSVVSRFSKGSVIAETKSSFQTNAIVTQETVWGSFTKAVHNNFINNLQVKDLQVSEIGPTASVSVSTTTITQPPGVPGWGIALLVLICVILLILILILLLFIICWCRRRGHDQFELFGSRGSYFPMADRNDYPRYTSHSRFTSPSDKELFSQNGKNMYSYTNHAAESDNL; from the exons ATGGCTAATGACATAATTTCCAGTGCCACACTGTCCACAGTTGACCCTTCAGAGGACGTGACAGCAAACATGTCATCACCCTCCATCTCTGAACTGGCAACGACTTCTGCAGCACCTTCCCCAGCAGAAAGTGTAACTGCTTCAGGGAATGCAACACCCAACTCAGTGCCAGTCCAGA AGAACGCGACCACCCCTTCCCCAACACCGTCCCCCGCAGAGAACGCGACGACCCCCTCGACTGCAGAGAACGCGACGACCCCCTCGACTGCAGAGAACGCGACGACCCCCTCGACTGCAGAGAACGCGACGACCCCCTCGACTGCAGAGAACGCGACGACCCCCTCGACTGCAGAGAACGCGACGACCCCCTCGACTGCAGAGAACGCGACGACCCCCTCGACTGCAGAGAACGCGACGACCCCCTCGACTGCAGAGAACGCGACGACCCCCTCGACTGCAGAGAACGCGACGACCCCCTCGACTGCAGAGAACGCGACGACCCCCTCGACTGCAGAGAACGCGACGACCCCCTCGACTGCAGAGAACGCGACGACCCCCTCGACTGCAGAGAACGCGACGACCCCCTCGACTGCAGAGAACGCGACGACCCCCTCGACTGCAGAGAACGCGACGACCCCCTCGACTGCAGAGAACGCGACGACCCCCTCGACTGCAGAGAACGCGACGACCCCCTCCACAACATCATCCGCTGCAGAGAACGCGACGACCCCCTCCACAACATCATCCGCTGCAGAGAACGCGACGACCCCCTCCACAACATCATCCGCTGCAGAGAACGCGACGACCCCCTCCACAACATCATCCGCTGCAGAGAACGCGACGACCCCCTCCACAACATCATCCGCTGCAGAGAACGCGACGACCCCCTCCACAACATCATCCGCTGCAGAGAACGCGACGACCCCCTCCACAACATCATCCGCTGCAGAGAACGCGACGACCCCCTCCACAACATCATCCGCTGCAGAGAACGCGACGACCCCCTCCACAACATCATCCGCTGCAGAGAACGCGACGACCCCCTCCACAACATCATCCGCTGCAGAGAACGCGACGACCCCCTCCACAACACCGTCCCCTGCAGAGAATGCGACGACCTTCTCCGCAACATCATCCACTGCTGAGAATGCGACGACCCCCTCGACTGCAGAGAATGCGACGACCCCCTCCACAACACCGTCCCCTGCAGAGAATGCGACGACCTTCTCCGCAACATCATCCACTGCTGAGAATGCGACGACCCCCTCCCCTACAGAGAATGCAACGACTCCCTCCACAACAGCATCCCCTGCAGACAATGTGACGACCCTATCTGCAACACCATCCCCTGCAGAGAAGGTGACGTCGCCCTCCCCTGCAGAAAATGTGACGTCCCCCTCCCGTGCAGGCAATGCAACAACCCCCTCCACAACGTCTGACTTCAACGTAACcttcacaattttaaatgtgGTTTTTATTGACATCCTGAAAGATCCAAACTCTGAAGAATACAAGGCCTTGAGCAAGGAAGTAATTGGTGCG ATGAATATCGCTTACAAATGTGCCACATGCTCCCTCCGCAATGTATATCTTGGCTCAGTGGTTTCGCGATTCAG TAAAGGCTCAGTCATCGCTGAGACAAAATCCAGCTTCCAAACAAATGCAATTGTCACCCAGGAAACCGTTTGGGGAAGTTTTACAAAAGCGGTGCATAACAACTTCATTAACAATCTCCAGGTCAAAGATTTGCAAG TTTCAGAGATCGGGCCTACTGCCAGTGTCAGTGTGAGCACCACCACCATTACCCAGCCGCCCGGCGTACCTGGATGGGGCATCGCGCTCCTGGTCCTCATTTGCGTTATCCTCCTCATCCtcatcctcatcctcctcctcttT ATCATTTGCTGGTGTCGACGCAGAGGACACGACCAGTTCGAACTGTTTGGTTCTCGAGGGTCGTACTTCCCGATGGCCGACCGGAATGATTACCCACGCTACACCTCGCACAGCAGATTCACGTCGCCAAGCGATAAGGAGCTCTTTTCCCAG